One segment of Desulfosudis oleivorans Hxd3 DNA contains the following:
- a CDS encoding PilZ domain-containing protein yields the protein MTTSDKPKARPAATQGGKTAGPKQKARPGGKIKKQQPGTSAKPRKAPSAEKPAPAAASKPQAPEATDKRQHPRKPLRLNVSVTRGEVSGTSMARDISLGGLFLETIEEMAPGQVLQLSIPFTNQDRQIKVKGKVVRMTEDGVGVEFDIYSIDIE from the coding sequence ATGACAACCAGCGACAAACCGAAGGCGCGTCCCGCGGCCACGCAAGGCGGCAAAACAGCGGGGCCAAAACAGAAGGCCCGGCCCGGGGGAAAAATTAAAAAGCAGCAACCGGGGACATCTGCAAAGCCCCGCAAAGCCCCTTCAGCGGAAAAACCGGCACCGGCGGCGGCATCCAAACCCCAGGCCCCCGAAGCGACGGACAAACGGCAACACCCCAGAAAGCCCTTGCGGCTGAACGTCAGCGTGACCAGGGGAGAAGTCTCGGGCACCAGCATGGCCAGAGACATCAGCCTGGGCGGCCTGTTTCTGGAAACCATTGAGGAGATGGCCCCGGGCCAGGTGCTTCAACTGTCGATTCCCTTTACCAACCAGGACCGCCAGATCAAGGTCAAGGGCAAGGTGGTGCGAATGACGGAAGACGGTGTGGGTGTTGAGTTCGATATCTATTCCATTGATATCGAATAG
- a CDS encoding formate/nitrite family transporter — protein sequence MSSQRMLIIDDEEIVLRSCQRVFADEGFSVVITQNPAEGLRLASESFFDVILCDWKMPGFDGMDVVAELDKRSPESVVVMISGFPSVGRATEALKRGAMDYVSKPFTPEEITAVVQKAVQRKLSEEKKAIGRFEKIIGSLQFPVPGIEDKTPKTIAETVASTIGVGKVTSPWRTVTVLGLLAGAYIGFGGLLSTSVTFDMNAVVGIGLTKFMAGAAFSLGLMLVVIAGAELFTGNNLMISSVLTKDITFIDMIKRWGVVYLANLAGSILIALILLLSGLWKTGNGALGAAAVNVAVAKVSLGFGEALVRGVGCNWLVCLAVWMALASSQTIGKIFAIFFPIMGFVAIGFEHCVANMYFIPAGIFLHHWADSPAIAAVTTDNLTWFAFLWKNLLPVTIGNIIGGGVFVGMSYWGAYLRPAKAPKPV from the coding sequence ATGAGCAGCCAGCGGATGCTGATTATAGATGATGAAGAAATTGTTCTGCGCTCCTGCCAGAGGGTGTTTGCCGACGAGGGGTTCAGCGTGGTCATCACCCAGAACCCGGCTGAAGGACTTCGCCTGGCGTCGGAATCCTTTTTCGACGTGATCCTGTGCGACTGGAAGATGCCGGGGTTTGACGGCATGGACGTTGTGGCCGAACTGGACAAGCGGTCCCCCGAATCGGTGGTGGTGATGATCAGCGGGTTCCCTTCCGTGGGACGGGCCACCGAAGCCCTGAAGCGGGGCGCCATGGATTACGTATCCAAGCCCTTTACTCCTGAAGAGATCACCGCCGTGGTGCAGAAGGCTGTACAGCGAAAGCTTTCCGAAGAAAAAAAGGCCATCGGCCGTTTTGAAAAAATCATCGGCTCCCTTCAGTTTCCCGTGCCCGGCATCGAAGACAAGACGCCCAAGACCATTGCCGAGACCGTGGCTTCCACCATCGGCGTGGGTAAGGTGACATCGCCATGGCGCACCGTGACCGTGCTGGGCCTGCTGGCCGGTGCCTACATCGGGTTCGGGGGGCTGCTCTCCACGTCGGTCACCTTTGACATGAACGCCGTCGTGGGCATCGGGCTGACCAAGTTCATGGCCGGCGCGGCCTTCAGCCTGGGCCTGATGCTGGTGGTCATTGCCGGGGCCGAGCTGTTTACCGGCAACAACCTGATGATATCCAGCGTGCTGACAAAAGACATCACCTTTATCGACATGATCAAGCGGTGGGGAGTGGTTTACCTGGCCAACCTGGCCGGCTCCATCCTGATCGCCCTGATTCTGCTGCTGTCGGGCCTGTGGAAAACCGGCAACGGGGCACTGGGCGCCGCCGCCGTGAACGTTGCCGTGGCCAAGGTCTCCCTGGGATTCGGCGAAGCCCTGGTCCGGGGTGTCGGGTGTAACTGGCTGGTCTGCCTGGCGGTGTGGATGGCCCTGGCCTCCAGCCAGACCATCGGCAAGATCTTTGCCATCTTTTTTCCCATCATGGGATTTGTGGCCATCGGGTTTGAGCACTGCGTGGCCAACATGTACTTTATTCCGGCGGGCATCTTCCTGCACCATTGGGCCGACAGCCCCGCCATCGCGGCGGTCACGACGGACAACCTCACCTGGTTTGCTTTTTTGTGGAAAAACCTGCTGCCCGTCACCATCGGCAACATCATCGGCGGCGGCGTGTTCGTGGGCATGAGCTACTGGGGGGCCTACCTGAGGCCGGCAAAAGCGCCAAAACCGGTTTAA
- a CDS encoding response regulator — protein sequence MQKRILVIDDEQIVLESVEKILTAEDYHVLTTLSGKAGIALACDRPFDLVLTDIRMPDVNGLIVLRDIRRAKPYLPVVIITGYATIDSAVYAMKLGAGNYIEKPFTPDELLRTVKAALDNAAGTFQQEEQTLVNKKEVLKVLKKGAADAGFAGRVFERGSDALEKYDLTADEKLAIVTGDVTWLEDQLGSMDPAHKKWLTAQRSA from the coding sequence ATGCAAAAAAGAATACTGGTCATTGATGACGAACAGATCGTGCTGGAGAGTGTTGAAAAGATCCTGACAGCGGAAGACTACCATGTCCTGACCACGCTGTCGGGAAAAGCGGGGATCGCCCTGGCCTGCGACCGGCCCTTTGACCTGGTCCTCACCGATATCCGCATGCCGGACGTAAACGGGCTTATCGTGCTGCGGGACATTCGGCGGGCCAAACCTTACCTGCCGGTGGTGATCATCACCGGGTATGCCACCATCGACTCGGCGGTATATGCCATGAAGCTGGGGGCCGGCAACTACATCGAAAAGCCGTTTACGCCGGATGAGCTGCTTCGCACCGTAAAGGCCGCGCTGGACAACGCCGCCGGCACCTTTCAGCAGGAGGAGCAGACCCTGGTAAACAAAAAAGAGGTACTCAAGGTCCTGAAAAAAGGGGCCGCTGACGCCGGGTTTGCCGGGCGGGTATTTGAGCGGGGGTCTGACGCGCTGGAAAAGTATGATCTCACCGCCGATGAAAAACTGGCCATTGTCACCGGTGATGTGACCTGGCTGGAGGACCAGCTGGGTTCGATGGATCCGGCGCATAAAAAATGGCTGACGGCCCAAAGGTCGGCATAA
- a CDS encoding response regulator, which yields MEKKKVLVIDDEQIVLDSVRKILADRYEVETADNGTRGIKLALKNPCDIVLTDIRMPDVGGLIVLREIKRQKPSLPVMIITGYASVRSAVAAMKLGAADYIEKPFTPEQLAEAVATAIEREKEREPDAQQVIHKEEMLRVLERAGHDNDFRSALLNHGADALENYELTKPEMLAVITGDIHWIEEQIGPLTDNQKKWLEARLAAEIW from the coding sequence ATGGAAAAGAAAAAAGTTCTGGTCATTGATGACGAGCAGATTGTTTTAGACAGCGTACGGAAGATACTGGCCGACCGGTACGAAGTGGAGACGGCCGACAACGGAACCCGGGGGATCAAGCTGGCCCTCAAGAACCCCTGCGATATCGTGCTGACCGACATTCGCATGCCCGACGTGGGGGGGCTGATCGTGCTGCGGGAGATCAAGCGGCAGAAGCCGTCGCTGCCGGTGATGATCATCACCGGGTATGCCAGCGTCCGTTCCGCGGTGGCGGCCATGAAGCTGGGGGCCGCGGACTATATTGAAAAGCCGTTCACCCCGGAGCAGCTGGCCGAGGCCGTGGCTACCGCCATTGAGCGCGAGAAAGAAAGAGAGCCGGATGCCCAGCAGGTCATTCACAAAGAGGAGATGCTCCGGGTGCTGGAGCGGGCCGGCCATGACAACGATTTTCGAAGCGCCCTGCTCAACCACGGGGCCGATGCCCTTGAGAACTACGAGTTGACAAAACCCGAGATGCTGGCCGTCATCACCGGCGATATTCACTGGATAGAAGAACAGATCGGCCCCCTGACCGACAACCAGAAAAAATGGCTGGAGGCCCGGCTGGCAGCGGAAATCTGGTAA
- a CDS encoding response regulator, which yields MNILVVDDEGIVLESCNRVLKPEGFSVRLATSAEEALAVIDREPPALLIIDVKMPVHDGLYIMKELNRKQQRVPVILMSGFSTKETIEESYKMGARMFLAKPFTPDELLGAVRRVIEETCDGKEKSSGH from the coding sequence ATGAACATACTGGTGGTAGATGATGAAGGCATCGTGCTGGAGAGCTGCAACCGGGTGTTGAAACCCGAAGGGTTCTCGGTGCGGCTGGCGACATCGGCGGAGGAGGCCCTGGCGGTGATCGACCGGGAGCCGCCGGCCCTGCTGATCATTGACGTCAAGATGCCGGTCCATGACGGCCTTTACATCATGAAGGAGCTGAACCGCAAGCAGCAGCGCGTGCCGGTCATCCTGATGAGCGGGTTCAGCACCAAAGAGACGATCGAGGAGTCCTATAAAATGGGAGCCAGAATGTTCCTGGCCAAACCCTTTACACCGGACGAACTGCTGGGCGCGGTTCGCCGGGTGATCGAGGAGACATGTGATGGAAAAGAAAAAAGTTCTGGTCATTGA
- a CDS encoding ATP-binding protein, with translation MRIQAIHSTRFKLIVNFLVVCFLVGGTSLFIGGHLLYNAVVREAESQVKLALSATRDVYNTQIRYVNVALNITSLGSGFRTAFFEHDIADLRTRLERLKQHAGLDFVGVVTATGQPLCRTGPNAVPGTTEPALSVDNTIARYVTSHKEAVAGTVVLPRSFLHIENPDLAERIQFYSTGTEGRDMACLAIAAAIPVFENTSSGEIAGALYGGIVLNQSTDLVDMARKTFFLDEIQKKIDAPTVTLFFDDVRVATNMTDEKGLRAIGTRAPETVRQDVLTMGKQITTRLPLAGKWHMAAYQPIEDILGRRVGMMGIAVPESTYTGVQKKIFFFFLLATCIGACVAIGMGYLLAYQIMRPIHRLIKASQEVSEGSLAPDIGAISRDPEIAILQKTFQHMIEKMKQRRMESQDKIFQSEKQASVGRLAAGVAHEINNPLTGVLTYTHMLLRRNDLADDVRSDLTVIVESTERVRKIVKGLLDFSRQTRLDPEATEINRLIEATVKLIENQALIKGVAIHFHPGESLPALVIDRSQMQSVLLNMIINALDASEPSDTIEIATAMARSAGAPGRNGVEITVADTGCGIPPENLDKLFDPFFSTKEVGKGTGLGLSVSFGIVKEHNGNIRVQSEVGVGSTFFIWLPVETTGQEK, from the coding sequence ATGCGGATACAGGCCATACATTCCACACGGTTCAAACTGATCGTCAACTTTCTGGTTGTCTGTTTCCTGGTGGGCGGCACATCCCTTTTCATCGGCGGCCACCTGCTTTACAACGCCGTTGTCCGGGAGGCGGAAAGCCAGGTGAAGCTGGCCCTGAGCGCCACCCGGGACGTGTACAACACGCAAATCCGGTACGTCAACGTGGCCCTGAACATCACCTCCCTGGGATCGGGGTTCAGAACCGCCTTTTTTGAACATGACATTGCGGACCTGCGGACCCGGCTGGAGCGGCTGAAGCAGCACGCGGGCCTGGATTTCGTCGGCGTGGTAACCGCCACCGGCCAGCCCCTGTGCCGGACCGGGCCCAATGCCGTGCCCGGAACAACCGAGCCCGCCCTTTCGGTGGACAACACCATCGCGCGGTATGTGACCAGCCACAAGGAGGCGGTGGCCGGAACGGTGGTTCTGCCCCGATCCTTTCTCCATATTGAAAACCCCGACCTTGCCGAACGGATTCAATTTTATTCCACCGGCACCGAGGGCCGGGACATGGCCTGCCTGGCCATTGCGGCGGCCATTCCGGTGTTTGAGAATACCTCTTCCGGAGAGATCGCCGGCGCCCTTTACGGCGGCATCGTGCTGAACCAGAGCACCGACCTGGTGGACATGGCGCGAAAGACCTTCTTTCTTGATGAAATTCAGAAAAAGATTGATGCCCCGACCGTGACCCTGTTTTTTGATGATGTCCGCGTGGCCACCAATATGACCGATGAAAAGGGGCTGCGGGCCATCGGAACCAGAGCGCCCGAAACGGTCCGGCAGGACGTGCTGACCATGGGGAAACAGATCACCACGCGCCTGCCCCTGGCCGGCAAATGGCACATGGCCGCCTACCAGCCCATCGAAGATATTCTGGGCCGACGGGTTGGCATGATGGGCATTGCCGTGCCGGAGTCCACCTATACGGGGGTCCAGAAGAAAATTTTCTTCTTTTTTCTGCTGGCCACCTGCATCGGGGCCTGCGTCGCCATCGGCATGGGGTATCTTCTGGCCTACCAGATCATGCGGCCGATACACCGGCTGATAAAGGCCAGCCAGGAGGTCTCCGAGGGCAGCCTCGCCCCGGATATCGGCGCCATATCCAGGGACCCGGAAATCGCGATCCTGCAGAAAACCTTTCAGCACATGATCGAAAAAATGAAGCAGCGGCGCATGGAGAGCCAGGACAAGATATTTCAGTCGGAAAAGCAGGCCAGTGTGGGCCGGCTGGCCGCCGGCGTGGCCCATGAGATCAATAACCCCCTCACCGGCGTGCTGACTTACACCCACATGCTGCTGCGGCGAAACGACCTGGCCGACGATGTCCGGTCCGACCTGACGGTTATCGTCGAATCCACCGAGCGGGTGAGAAAAATCGTCAAGGGACTGCTGGACTTTTCGCGCCAGACCCGGCTTGATCCCGAGGCCACGGAGATCAACCGCCTGATCGAGGCCACCGTCAAGCTGATTGAAAACCAGGCCCTGATCAAGGGGGTGGCCATTCATTTTCATCCGGGGGAGAGCCTGCCCGCCCTGGTGATCGACCGCAGCCAGATGCAGAGCGTGCTGCTGAACATGATCATCAACGCCCTGGACGCCTCCGAGCCGTCGGACACCATAGAAATAGCCACGGCCATGGCCCGGTCGGCCGGCGCCCCGGGCCGGAACGGGGTGGAGATCACCGTCGCGGACACGGGATGCGGCATTCCGCCGGAGAACCTGGACAAGCTCTTTGACCCCTTCTTCTCAACCAAGGAGGTGGGCAAGGGTACCGGCCTCGGGCTGTCGGTCTCCTTCGGCATCGTCAAGGAACACAACGGCAACATCCGGGTACAGAGCGAGGTGGGGGTGGGCTCCACCTTCTTTATCTGGCTGCCCGTGGAAACCACAGGACAGGAAAAATGA
- the sbtM gene encoding thio(seleno)oxazole modification radical SAM maturase SbtM, whose product MLSAEAVYPASRRLSGDHFFSRCLEKCGDHPEALADVMARLTGEYGLPSYLTELARLEYALFRAGSAADQIPSQVSEITINPTLELLSFQWKNLCRLLTSGKEVHPEAAEERVLVWVDPKTGKPLARPATNNDLLALKIVAERIPVEKAAGEGAILPGEIWFRIRAAARKGLILTPPSAIVRDPAIFPRDAGLSPEIYTSPVFTLQWHITQACDLNCKHCYDRKESEPLPFDRGVAVLDDFTRFCMTRNVSGHISFSGGNPLLYPRFCDLYREASRRGFSLGILGNPTEPGRIEELIRIEKPAFFQVSLEGLAEHNDYIRGPGHFERTLAFLEVLRDLGVFSMVMLTLTRDNMDQVIPLAEMLEGRADLFTFNRLAQVGRGKDLLLPEKTAYLSFVREFIQAADRLSVLARKDNLINAVLYEQDRSVFGGCTGHGCGAAFNFISLLPDGSAHACRKFPSPIGNVFSDTIEAVYDSSTAEQYRAGAAACRGCPVRCVCGGCLAVAYGHGLDVFSEKDPFCPGPPSAKNRLPGPDPAGR is encoded by the coding sequence ATGCTATCAGCAGAGGCCGTTTATCCGGCCAGCCGCCGGCTTTCCGGAGACCATTTTTTTTCCCGGTGCCTGGAAAAATGCGGGGATCATCCCGAAGCGCTGGCCGATGTAATGGCCCGTCTAACAGGCGAGTATGGTCTACCATCTTACCTGACCGAACTGGCACGTCTGGAGTACGCGCTTTTTCGGGCCGGTTCCGCCGCCGATCAAATCCCCTCTCAGGTATCCGAGATAACAATCAACCCTACCCTGGAGCTGTTGTCGTTCCAGTGGAAAAATCTATGCCGGCTGCTGACTTCCGGGAAAGAGGTTCATCCGGAAGCGGCCGAAGAACGGGTCCTGGTCTGGGTCGACCCGAAAACAGGGAAGCCCCTGGCGCGACCGGCTACGAACAATGATCTGCTGGCACTGAAAATCGTGGCGGAAAGAATCCCGGTGGAAAAGGCGGCCGGGGAGGGCGCCATTCTGCCGGGAGAAATCTGGTTCCGAATCCGGGCTGCCGCCCGCAAAGGCCTGATACTGACGCCGCCCAGTGCTATTGTTCGCGACCCGGCCATCTTTCCCCGCGACGCCGGACTGTCACCGGAAATCTATACCTCTCCGGTTTTTACGCTGCAATGGCATATTACCCAGGCCTGTGACCTGAACTGCAAACACTGCTATGATCGGAAGGAAAGCGAGCCCCTGCCCTTTGACCGGGGAGTGGCCGTTCTGGATGATTTTACCCGGTTCTGCATGACCAGAAACGTCAGCGGTCATATTTCTTTTTCCGGGGGCAACCCGCTGCTGTACCCTCGTTTCTGCGACCTTTACCGGGAAGCCTCCCGAAGAGGGTTTTCCCTGGGCATTCTGGGAAACCCGACCGAGCCCGGGCGGATCGAAGAATTAATCCGCATTGAAAAACCCGCTTTTTTTCAGGTCAGCCTGGAAGGGCTGGCCGAACATAACGATTATATCCGCGGGCCGGGCCATTTTGAGCGGACGCTGGCTTTTCTGGAGGTCCTGCGGGACCTGGGCGTTTTCAGTATGGTCATGCTGACCCTGACCCGGGACAATATGGACCAGGTGATTCCCCTGGCAGAAATGCTGGAAGGCCGGGCCGACCTGTTTACCTTCAACCGGCTGGCCCAGGTCGGGCGGGGAAAAGACCTGCTGCTGCCGGAGAAAACCGCCTACCTGTCATTTGTGCGGGAGTTTATTCAGGCTGCGGACAGGCTGTCCGTTCTGGCCAGAAAGGACAACTTGATCAATGCCGTCCTGTATGAGCAGGACCGGTCTGTTTTCGGGGGATGCACCGGTCACGGCTGCGGCGCCGCGTTCAACTTTATCTCCCTTCTGCCCGACGGTTCGGCCCACGCCTGCCGAAAGTTCCCCTCGCCCATCGGCAATGTTTTTTCCGACACCATTGAGGCCGTCTATGATTCGTCGACGGCCGAGCAATACCGGGCCGGCGCCGCCGCCTGCCGGGGATGCCCCGTACGGTGCGTGTGTGGAGGCTGCCTGGCCGTAGCTTACGGCCATGGCCTGGATGTGTTTTCCGAAAAAGATCCCTTTTGCCCGGGGCCTCCTTCCGCAAAAAACCGGCTGCCCGGTCCGGACCCTGCCGGACGCTAA
- the sbtA gene encoding SbtA family thio(seleno)oxazole RiPP natural product precursor — MDLKELKKALAGFCIAGLISGAGMGLAGCGTPASGUSATDDAGSVEKQQQPDSGGSGQDDSAVSTENEQKTPGTSG; from the coding sequence GTGGACTTGAAAGAACTCAAAAAAGCGCTGGCAGGCTTTTGTATCGCGGGCCTGATCAGTGGCGCCGGCATGGGACTGGCCGGGTGCGGCACCCCCGCCAGCGGCTGAAGCGCCACGGACGACGCAGGTAGCGTCGAAAAGCAACAGCAGCCGGACAGCGGCGGAAGCGGCCAGGACGACAGTGCCGTGAGCACTGAAAATGAACAAAAGACACCTGGCACCAGCGGCTGA